A window from Zingiber officinale cultivar Zhangliang chromosome 7A, Zo_v1.1, whole genome shotgun sequence encodes these proteins:
- the LOC122001560 gene encoding uncharacterized protein LOC122001560 isoform X3, with product MILHGVPSFSAAIFLSCASCSPSRRGSPAPSQQNKFEYEKTNLVMAEVERLAMRAIREGRCKMRRHWKQLGGFGNKDSPKRKPYKGEISEKNINNRFNRPLEGAHGSKTLVQHYHTAADPVTGELPSVIDTFEKFFHKGGQWKNDWAAQKHINVKGRWTSGGWRTMLQRCVWAGTWKEDLREP from the exons ATGATACTCCATGGCGTCCCTAGCTTCTCTGCCGCGATTTTTCTCTCCTGTGCATCTTGCTCGCCGAGTCGCCGAGGATCTCCTGCTCCCTCTCAACAG AACAAATTTGAATATGAAAAGACAAACTTGGTGATGGCGGAGGTAGAGCGGCTTGCCATGAGAGCTATTCGAGAAGGAAGGTGTAAGATGAGGAGGCATTGGAAACAACTCGGGGGATTTGGAAATAAAGATTCACCAAAAAGGAAGCCGTACAAGGGA GAAATATCTGAAAAGAATATTAATAATCGGTTTAATAGGCCACTTGAAGGTGCACATGGATCGAAAACTTTGGTTCAACATTATCACACAGCT GCTGATCCTGTGACGGGAGAGCTTCCCAGTGTGATTGACACATTCGAGAAATTTTTTCATAAAGGAGGACAATGGAAGAATGATTGGGCTGCACAAAAACAT ataaatgtaaagggaagatggactagcggaggctggaggacaatgctacaaagatgtgtgtgggcaggaacttggaaagaagatcttagggaaccttag
- the LOC122001560 gene encoding uncharacterized protein LOC122001560 isoform X1 → MILHGVPSFSAAIFLSCASCSPSRRGSPAPSQQNKFEYEKTNLVMAEVERLAMRAIREGRCKMRRHWKQLGGFGNKDSPKRKPYKGEISEKNINNRFNRPLEGAHGSKTLVQHYHTAADPVTGELPSVIDTFEKFFHKGGQWKNDWAAQKHDEMVDLRLTQSESEEFTSTVDNVCQPKDVNIMTQVLGSRSRYVKGLGPLPKLSVVGGSRATNISSKYHDDYGKFVTMQKTIDEQNLTIHEQDQKFEALLHQLQQVILGFSLQPPPTCSSIRPPPPPPPPPSSTM, encoded by the exons ATGATACTCCATGGCGTCCCTAGCTTCTCTGCCGCGATTTTTCTCTCCTGTGCATCTTGCTCGCCGAGTCGCCGAGGATCTCCTGCTCCCTCTCAACAG AACAAATTTGAATATGAAAAGACAAACTTGGTGATGGCGGAGGTAGAGCGGCTTGCCATGAGAGCTATTCGAGAAGGAAGGTGTAAGATGAGGAGGCATTGGAAACAACTCGGGGGATTTGGAAATAAAGATTCACCAAAAAGGAAGCCGTACAAGGGA GAAATATCTGAAAAGAATATTAATAATCGGTTTAATAGGCCACTTGAAGGTGCACATGGATCGAAAACTTTGGTTCAACATTATCACACAGCT GCTGATCCTGTGACGGGAGAGCTTCCCAGTGTGATTGACACATTCGAGAAATTTTTTCATAAAGGAGGACAATGGAAGAATGATTGGGCTGCACAAAAACAT gatGAAATGGTAGATCTTCGATTGACTCAATCAGAAAGTGAAGAGTTCACCTCTACGGTGGATAATGTATGCCAGCCAAAGGATGTCAATATCATGACGCAAGTCTTAGGCTCACGGTCTCGTTATGTGAAGGGTTTAGGTCCATTACCTAAACTATCTGTAGTGGGTGGTTCTAGAGCCACAAACATCAGTTCAAAATATCATGATGATTATGGAAAATTTGTAACTATGCAGAAAACAATCGATGAACAGAATCTGACTATACATGAGCAGGATCAAAAATTTGAAGCATTATTGCACCAACTTCAACAGGTCATTCTTGGCTTCTCATTACAGCCTCCACCAACATGCTCTTCAATTCGACCTCCTCCACCACCTCCCCCGCCTCCATCATCGACTATGTAG
- the LOC122001560 gene encoding uncharacterized protein LOC122001560 isoform X2, with protein MAEVERLAMRAIREGRCKMRRHWKQLGGFGNKDSPKRKPYKGEISEKNINNRFNRPLEGAHGSKTLVQHYHTAADPVTGELPSVIDTFEKFFHKGGQWKNDWAAQKHDEMVDLRLTQSESEEFTSTVDNVCQPKDVNIMTQVLGSRSRYVKGLGPLPKLSVVGGSRATNISSKYHDDYGKFVTMQKTIDEQNLTIHEQDQKFEALLHQLQQVILGFSLQPPPTCSSIRPPPPPPPPPSSTM; from the exons ATGGCGGAGGTAGAGCGGCTTGCCATGAGAGCTATTCGAGAAGGAAGGTGTAAGATGAGGAGGCATTGGAAACAACTCGGGGGATTTGGAAATAAAGATTCACCAAAAAGGAAGCCGTACAAGGGA GAAATATCTGAAAAGAATATTAATAATCGGTTTAATAGGCCACTTGAAGGTGCACATGGATCGAAAACTTTGGTTCAACATTATCACACAGCT GCTGATCCTGTGACGGGAGAGCTTCCCAGTGTGATTGACACATTCGAGAAATTTTTTCATAAAGGAGGACAATGGAAGAATGATTGGGCTGCACAAAAACAT gatGAAATGGTAGATCTTCGATTGACTCAATCAGAAAGTGAAGAGTTCACCTCTACGGTGGATAATGTATGCCAGCCAAAGGATGTCAATATCATGACGCAAGTCTTAGGCTCACGGTCTCGTTATGTGAAGGGTTTAGGTCCATTACCTAAACTATCTGTAGTGGGTGGTTCTAGAGCCACAAACATCAGTTCAAAATATCATGATGATTATGGAAAATTTGTAACTATGCAGAAAACAATCGATGAACAGAATCTGACTATACATGAGCAGGATCAAAAATTTGAAGCATTATTGCACCAACTTCAACAGGTCATTCTTGGCTTCTCATTACAGCCTCCACCAACATGCTCTTCAATTCGACCTCCTCCACCACCTCCCCCGCCTCCATCATCGACTATGTAG